The following coding sequences are from one Pelecanus crispus isolate bPelCri1 chromosome 15, bPelCri1.pri, whole genome shotgun sequence window:
- the ANGPTL7 gene encoding angiopoietin-related protein 7 produces the protein MPARSTTQLAWLCIVTVSVAFYPALLQKPPKRRTINGNAQSKMTGCCDEIKELKLQVANLSRMLQELSKKQEGDWVNMVMQVMELEGSTKQMESRLIDAESKYSEMNNQIDIMQLQAAQTVTQTSADAVYDCSSLYQRNYRISGVYKLPPDEFLGSPDLEVFCDMETDGGGWTIIQRRKVGLTSFNRDWKQYKEGFGNIRGDFWLGNENIYRLSRRPTVLRVELEDWEGNIRYAQYKQFTLSNEINSYRLFVGNYTGNTGRDSLRYHNNTAFSTKDKDNDKCVDDCAQFRKGGYWYNCCTDSNLNGIYYRKGEHTKNMDGITWYGWHGSTYSLKRVEMKIRPEDFKP, from the exons ATGCCAGCAAGATCCACTACTCAGCTGGCATGGCTCTGCATTGTCACTGTCTCTGTGGCATTCTatccagcactgctgcagaagCCTCCTAAAAGGAGAACTATCAATGGGAACGCACAGTCCAAGATGACAGGCTGCTGCGATGAGATTAAGGAGCTCAAGTTGCAAGTAGCCAACCTGAGCAGaatgctgcaggagctgagcaaGAAGCAGGAGGGCGACTGGGTGAACATGGTCATGCAGGTGATGGAGCTGGAAGGGAGCACCAAGCAGATGGAGTCCCGTCTCATTGATGCTGAGAGCAAATACTCCGAAATGAACAACCAGATAGATATCATGCAACTCCAGGCAGCTCAGACGGTCACACAAACTTCAGCTG ATGCTGTCTATGACTGCTCATCACTTTACCAGAGGAACTACCGAATCTCTGGTGTTTACAAGCTACCTCCTGATGAATTTTTGGGGAGTCCAGACCTGGAG GTGTTCTGTGACATGGAGACAGATGGAGGTGGCTGGACTATCATCCAAAGACGTAAAGTTGGTTTGACATCTTTCAATAGGGACTGGAAACAATACAAGGAAGGATTTGGCAATATTCGGGGAGATTTTTGgctgggaaatgaaaatatctACCGACTTTCAAGACGCCCCACTGTTCTGCGAGTGGAGTTGGAG GACTGGGAAGGCAACATACGCTATGCGCAATATAAGCAATTCACCCTGAGCAACGAAATAAATAGCTATCGTCTTTTTGTGGGGAACTACACTGGCAACACAGGGCGTGATTCCCTAAGGTACCACAACAACACAGCCTTCAGCACAAAGGACAAGGACAATGACAAGTGCGTGGATGACTGTGCCCAGTTCCGTAAAG gtgGATATTGGTACAACTGCTGCACAGATTCCAATCTGAATGGGATTTACTACCGCAAAGGAGAACACACCAAGAACATGGACGGCATCACCTGGTACGGCTGGCACGGATCAACCTATTCATTGAAGAGAGTTGAGATGAAGATCCGGCCAGAGGATTTCAAACCGTAG